Sequence from the Fulvivirga ligni genome:
GATCAATCTTGATAGGCATTTGATGGAGCAGGTGCTGATCAACCTGATCACCAATAGCAAACATGCACTGGAAGGAATAGAAAATGCAGAGATTCATCTCACGGCTCAATATAAAATGGGAAAAGCCTGCATCGAAGTTACTGATAATGGTAGCGGCATACCTAAAGTGGAGCTTTCACAGATATTTGTGCCATTCTATTCCACTAAAAAGCAAGGCTCAGGCATTGGCCTTAGCCTTTCTAAGCAGATTATGCATTTGCATGGAGGTTATATAAAAGTGGCCTCTGAAGAAGGTAGAGGCACTTGCATCAGCTTATACTTTAAGGGTTAGTCAGTCAGCTGTTGATCAATAGATTTGGTAACGGCTGATTGAACATCGCCAGTATGTGCGGTACTTTTATTTTCAATGAGCATAATCTTACACTCTTCCTCAGCAGAAACACGATGATTCACGCCCTTCTTCACAATATACATATCTCCTTCCTTCATGGTGAAACTCTCCTCTCCCTCTACTTCAAAAAGAAGGCTTCCTTCTATAACATAGAACATCTCATCTTCATCCTTATGATTATGCCATGGAATGTCTTCACCCTTGATTTTGGCTAATTTCACATAAACATCATTTATTTCTCCCACCACTTTGGGAGAGAAGTAATCATGAATGCTTTCAAATTTCTGTTTAAGGTTTATCATTTGTTCACCTAAAAATTATCTCTATTCTTTTTAAACCAGCTTCTGTATTGATTCAGCAGACCTTTCAATCCCACAGCCCAGTAATTAACCATACCGTAACCATCTGCCTCTTTGCTAGACATGTAGTTAGCATTTAAAATCTCTCTGGTATCAATATCAAACCATACGAAATAGGCCGACGGATGTTTGGTGTGCTTATTAAAACATTCTGCAATAATTACGAAGCCCAGTCCTTCCTCTTGTTTTAAATCATAACATTGCACAATGGCCTGAACAGAATCTCTTGGTAGTACATGTTTGGAATCCACAACCAAATTATCCTTATCAAGACCTGGAATTAAACCCAAGGTGTATTCAAAATCGAAATGAAACTCCTTTTTAAATG
This genomic interval carries:
- a CDS encoding cupin domain-containing protein, translated to MINLKQKFESIHDYFSPKVVGEINDVYVKLAKIKGEDIPWHNHKDEDEMFYVIEGSLLFEVEGEESFTMKEGDMYIVKKGVNHRVSAEEECKIMLIENKSTAHTGDVQSAVTKSIDQQLTD